The Mercurialis annua linkage group LG8, ddMerAnnu1.2, whole genome shotgun sequence genome window below encodes:
- the LOC126661008 gene encoding carotenoid 9,10(9',10')-cleavage dioxygenase 1, translating into MAELATEKHGNSGAAVAVNPSPKRGLAAKMIDLLEKLIVKLMHDDSQPLHYLSGNFAPVDESSPVTDLPVIGHLPECLNGEFVRVGPNPKFSPVAGYHWFDGDGMIHGMRIKNGKATYVRRYVRTSRIKQEEFFGGAKFMKIGDLKGLFGLLTVSMQILRAKLKVLDMSYGHGTANTALVYHHSKLLALSEGDKPYVVKVMEDGDLQTVGLLDYDKRLTHSFTAHPKVDPYTGEMFTFGYGHEPPYVTYRVVSKDGFMHDPVPITVSDPIMMHDFAITENYSIFMDLPMYFRPKEMVKEKKLIFQFDATKKARFGVLPRYAKDDREIRWFELPNCFIFHNANAWEEDEEIVLITCRLEKPDLDMVSGIIKGKLENFTNELYEMRFNMKTGVASQKRLSVSAVDFPRVNESYTGRKQRFVYGTILDSIAKVTGIIKFDLHAEPQLDKTKLEVGGNVKGIFDLGPGRFGSEAVFVPREPGTSSEEDDGYLIFFLYDENTGKSSVYVLDAKTMSADPVAVIELPHRVPYGFHAFFVTEEQLQEQAAL; encoded by the exons ATGGCGGAGTTGGCGACGGAGAAGCACGGCAACAGCGGCGCTGCGGTGGCAGTGAATCCGTCGCCGAAAAGAGGACTGGCCGCGAAGATGATCGACTTGTTAGAGAAGCTGATTGTGAAACTAATGCACGATGATTCACAGCCTCTTCATTATCTTTCCGGCAACTTTGCTCCGGTTGATGAATCTTCTCCGGTCACTGACCTTCCCGTTATAGGTCACCTTCCT gaatGCTTGAATGGTGAATTTGTGAGGGTAGGTCCGAATCCGAAGTTTTCACCTGTGGCTGGATATCACTg GTTTGATGGTGATGG CATGATTCACGGTATGCGCATTAAAAATGGAAAGGCAACATATGTTCGGCGCTATGTGAGGACATCGCGTATTAAACAAGAAGAGTTTTTTGGAGGTGCCAAATTTATGAAG ATTGGAGATCTTAAGGGGCTGTTTGGACTACTCACGGTTTCCATGCAAATACTAAGAGCAAAATTGAAAGTACTGGACATGTCTTATGGACATGGGACAG CTAATACGGCTCTCGTTTACCACCACAGCAAGCTTTTGGCACTTTCAGAAGGAGATAAACCTT ATGTAGTTAAAGTTATGGAAGATGGAGATCTACAAACTGttggcctattggattatgacaAGAGACTTACACATTCTTTCACTGCTCATCCAAAGGTTGATCCATACACAG GAGAGATGTTCACCTTTGGCTATGGACATGAACCACCATATGTCACATATAGAGTTGTTTCAAAGGATGGTTTCATGCATGACCCAGTACCAATAACAGTATCAGATCCCATCATGATGCATGACTTTGCTATAACTGAGAACTATTCTATTTTCATGGACCTTCCTATGTACTTTAGGCCAAAG gaaatggtgaaggaaaagaagcttatttttcaatttgatgCAACAAAAAAAGCTCGTTTTGGTGTTCTTCCCCGGTATGCAAAGGATGACCGTGAAATAAGATGGTTTGAGCTACCAAATTGCTTCATATTCCATAATG CAAATGCTTGGGAGGAGGACGAAGAAATTGTTTTGATCACTTGCCGCCTTGAAAAACCAGATTTGGACATGGTCAGCGGGATTATTAAAGGAAAACTTGAGAATTTTACAAATGAACT GTATGAGATGAGGTTCAACATGAAAACTGGTGTAGCTTCACAAAAGAGACTTTCTGTTTCTGCTGTTGATTTCCCAAGAGTGAATGAAAGCTACACTGGCAG GAAACAAAGATTTGTCTATGGAACCATTCTGGATAGCATTGCTAAGGTCACTGGAATTATCAAATTTGATCTGCATGCTGAACCCCAATTGGACAAAACAAAACTTGAAGTTGGAGGCAATGTTAAAGGGATCTTCGATTTGGGACCTGGTAGATTTGGTTCAGAGGCTGTATTTGTTCCTCGGGAGCCTGGAACCAGTTCTGAAGAAGACGATGGTTACTTGATATTCTTTCTGTACGACGAAAACACCGG AAAATCATCAGTCTATGTACTCGATGCAAAAACAATGTCGGCGGATCCGGTGGCAGTTATTGAATTACCTCATAGAGTTCCATATGGGTTCCATGCCTTCTTTGTAACAGAG GAACAACTTCAAGAACAGGCTGCACTATAA